In Dyadobacter subterraneus, a single genomic region encodes these proteins:
- a CDS encoding DEAD/DEAH box helicase — protein MTFEELNLTRPLLNALEDLGYTTPTTIQEKVFSVMMSGKDVCGIAQTGTGKTFAYLLPTLRQIQFSKDRLPQLLIIVPTRELVVQVVEEVKKLAAYMTLTAVGVYGGGNIKVQMAELKNGADVVVATPGRLVDLAMNGSLKTKNIKKLVIDEVDEMLNLGFRTQLKNILDLLPQKRQNLLFSATLIPEVEVLMQTYFNNPVRIEAAPVGTPLENIEQVAYDVPNFYTKVNLLELLLSENEDMSKVLVFAATKHLADQLFGQLERKFPDKIGVIHSNKEQNHRFNSVKQFHEGNYRLLIATDIIARGLDVAEVSHVFNFDVPEVPENYIHRIGRTGRADKKGIAITFVTEKEKEFQENIEALMNYEIPMLALPENLKISDILTENEKPHIYMKTVDIKLPKKGTVGAAFHEKIDKNKKVNVRRDHAAEKMKKYGRPIKRAAKK, from the coding sequence ATGACTTTTGAAGAATTAAATCTCACCAGGCCGCTACTGAACGCATTAGAGGATCTTGGTTATACAACACCGACAACAATTCAGGAAAAAGTTTTTTCTGTGATGATGTCCGGAAAAGATGTGTGTGGAATTGCCCAGACTGGAACTGGAAAAACTTTCGCCTATTTATTGCCAACGCTTCGGCAAATACAGTTTTCCAAAGACCGTTTACCCCAGCTTCTGATCATTGTTCCTACGCGCGAACTTGTGGTTCAGGTGGTGGAAGAAGTGAAAAAACTGGCTGCTTATATGACGCTGACAGCGGTTGGCGTTTATGGTGGCGGCAATATAAAAGTGCAGATGGCCGAGTTGAAAAACGGAGCGGATGTTGTGGTGGCAACGCCGGGCCGTCTGGTTGATCTGGCGATGAATGGTTCGCTTAAAACTAAAAATATTAAAAAACTGGTGATTGATGAAGTGGACGAAATGCTGAATTTGGGATTTCGTACGCAGCTTAAAAATATCCTGGATCTTTTGCCACAGAAAAGACAAAATCTTTTGTTTTCAGCAACGCTGATTCCGGAAGTGGAAGTTTTGATGCAGACTTATTTCAATAATCCTGTTCGTATTGAGGCAGCGCCGGTTGGAACGCCATTGGAAAATATTGAGCAAGTGGCTTACGACGTTCCTAATTTTTACACCAAAGTAAATTTACTGGAACTGCTGCTAAGTGAAAATGAGGATATGTCAAAAGTGCTTGTATTTGCTGCTACCAAACATTTGGCAGACCAGCTTTTCGGACAGCTGGAAAGAAAATTCCCGGATAAAATTGGTGTAATACATTCTAATAAGGAACAAAATCACCGTTTCAATAGTGTGAAACAGTTTCATGAAGGGAATTACCGCTTACTGATCGCAACTGATATTATTGCCAGAGGATTGGATGTGGCCGAAGTTTCGCACGTTTTTAATTTCGACGTTCCAGAAGTACCTGAAAATTATATTCACCGTATAGGAAGAACGGGACGCGCTGATAAAAAAGGGATTGCTATCACATTTGTAACGGAGAAGGAAAAGGAATTTCAGGAAAATATCGAGGCTTTGATGAATTACGAAATTCCAATGCTGGCGTTACCGGAAAATCTGAAAATATCAGATATTCTTACTGAAAATGAAAAGCCTCATATCTACATGAAAACGGTTGATATCAAACTTCCTAAAAAAGGAACGGTTGGTGCGGCATTTCATGAGAAAATTGATAAAAATAAAAAAGTGAATGTCCGCAGAGATCATGCGGCCGAAAAAATGAAGAAATATGGTCGGCCTATCAAAAGAGCGGCAAAAAAATAA
- a CDS encoding GNAT family N-acetyltransferase has protein sequence MFWTIREYNPEYKEQLRQIYLESRKLAFPWVDPKSLNLNDFDSAIQEEEVLVALKDNFPIGFIAWWLPDNFIHSLFIDTGFVGKGIGKSLLEACLSRTGRPASLKCLKANKKALAFYDAQGWEIISDGESPDGDYYLLGIY, from the coding sequence ATGTTTTGGACCATACGGGAATATAACCCGGAGTATAAAGAACAACTTCGCCAAATTTATCTGGAATCGCGAAAACTGGCTTTTCCGTGGGTAGACCCGAAAAGCTTAAATCTTAACGATTTTGATTCCGCGATTCAGGAAGAAGAAGTTTTGGTGGCCTTAAAGGATAACTTCCCGATAGGTTTCATTGCCTGGTGGCTGCCAGATAATTTTATCCATTCTCTCTTTATCGATACCGGTTTTGTTGGAAAAGGAATAGGAAAATCTCTTTTGGAGGCATGTCTGTCAAGAACCGGCCGGCCTGCATCTTTGAAATGTTTAAAAGCTAATAAGAAGGCTTTGGCTTTTTATGATGCTCAGGGTTGGGAAATTATTTCAGACGGTGAATCACCTGACGGGGATTATTATTTATTGGGAATTTATTAA
- the fabF gene encoding beta-ketoacyl-ACP synthase II encodes MKLVGQLNRVVVTGLGALTPLGNNINAFWNALVNGVSGAAEITKFDTTNFKTKFACEIKGFNPQDFFDRNDARKYDPFTQYALVSVAEALKNADVDFEKLNKNRIGVIWGSANGGTSTFQDAVSEYATGSGIPRFNPYFYPKMIVDIASGVISIKYGLRGVNFTSVSACASANTAIIEAFNFIQWGKADMIITGGSEASIYEVSIGGFNATKALSTNNENAKTACKPFDPDRDGFVMGEGAGALILESYEHAVNRGANIIAEIVGGGMTADAYHLTSTHPEGAGTSAAMFLSLEEAGISASAIDYLNVHGTASSVGDISELQSIKAVFGLDTNLSISATKSMTGHLLGAAGAIEAIACIKAVENNIIPPTINTQKLEPEFEGRLDLTLGKAKSKTVNYAMNNTLGFGGHIASSIFTKFRE; translated from the coding sequence ATGAAACTTGTCGGACAATTAAACCGGGTTGTAGTTACCGGACTTGGCGCTTTGACACCGCTGGGAAATAATATAAATGCCTTCTGGAATGCATTGGTTAATGGCGTAAGCGGTGCAGCAGAAATAACGAAATTTGATACTACCAATTTCAAAACAAAATTTGCCTGCGAAATTAAAGGTTTCAACCCACAGGATTTTTTTGACAGAAATGACGCAAGAAAATACGATCCTTTCACGCAGTATGCATTGGTTTCAGTGGCCGAAGCTTTAAAAAATGCAGATGTTGATTTTGAAAAACTTAACAAAAACCGCATTGGGGTAATCTGGGGGAGTGCAAATGGCGGAACTTCAACTTTTCAGGATGCGGTTTCTGAATATGCAACCGGAAGCGGAATTCCACGGTTCAACCCCTATTTTTATCCTAAAATGATCGTTGACATCGCTTCTGGTGTCATTTCTATAAAGTACGGCTTGCGTGGTGTAAATTTCACTTCCGTATCCGCGTGTGCAAGTGCAAACACGGCAATCATCGAAGCATTCAATTTTATTCAGTGGGGAAAGGCGGATATGATCATTACCGGCGGTTCCGAAGCTTCTATTTATGAAGTTTCCATCGGTGGTTTTAATGCAACAAAGGCATTATCTACCAACAACGAAAATGCTAAAACGGCCTGCAAACCTTTTGATCCTGATCGTGACGGCTTTGTAATGGGAGAGGGCGCCGGTGCTCTAATCCTTGAAAGTTATGAACACGCAGTGAACCGGGGCGCGAACATTATTGCAGAAATTGTGGGCGGCGGAATGACAGCGGATGCGTATCACCTCACCAGCACACATCCGGAAGGTGCAGGAACATCTGCGGCCATGTTTCTTTCATTGGAAGAGGCGGGAATTTCTGCATCGGCGATTGATTATCTTAATGTGCACGGAACAGCATCATCAGTGGGAGATATCAGTGAATTACAGTCTATTAAAGCGGTTTTCGGACTGGATACCAATCTTAGTATCAGTGCAACAAAATCCATGACGGGGCATTTACTTGGTGCGGCAGGAGCCATTGAAGCCATTGCCTGTATCAAGGCCGTTGAAAATAATATAATTCCACCAACCATTAATACACAAAAACTGGAACCGGAATTTGAAGGCAGACTTGATCTTACTTTGGGCAAAGCAAAAAGTAAAACGGTAAATTATGCCATGAATAATACACTCGGTTTTGGCGGACATATTGCTTCAAGTATTTTTACAAAGTTCAGAGAGTAG
- a CDS encoding ferritin-like domain-containing protein: MNIFNIIDSFQKFDGDAVGRLEHASRRMFMNRIGSKLAAAAIPVAFGTIVNKAFGATPTATEVLNYALTLEYLENEFYMIGNGTSGLIPSTYAPVFAQIGKHEKAHVDFLVAALSTNAVAKPTFDFPAVFPTVFTDFPTFVTVSKALEDTGVRAYKGQAGNLITSKPLLEYALQIHSVEARHAAIARKILAKISGDATIKGWISNDAGVPAAVYAGEGNVVQGTLNLPGVDGLSGVSFTAITEAFDEPLTMDQVLAIAGPFIKKM; encoded by the coding sequence ATGAATATCTTTAATATAATAGATAGTTTCCAAAAATTTGACGGCGATGCTGTTGGTCGTCTAGAGCACGCATCACGTCGCATGTTTATGAACCGTATTGGTAGTAAACTGGCCGCAGCTGCTATTCCTGTTGCTTTCGGTACGATTGTGAACAAAGCTTTTGGAGCAACTCCAACTGCTACTGAAGTGCTTAACTATGCACTTACGCTTGAATATCTGGAAAACGAATTTTACATGATTGGTAACGGTACTTCCGGATTAATTCCTAGTACCTACGCCCCTGTGTTCGCACAGATAGGAAAACACGAAAAAGCACACGTTGATTTTCTTGTAGCTGCGCTTAGCACTAATGCAGTTGCTAAACCAACTTTTGATTTCCCAGCAGTTTTCCCAACAGTTTTCACAGATTTCCCAACTTTTGTTACTGTTTCAAAAGCTTTAGAAGATACTGGAGTTCGCGCTTACAAAGGACAGGCTGGTAACCTTATCACGTCTAAACCTTTGTTGGAGTATGCACTTCAAATACATTCAGTTGAAGCGCGTCACGCTGCGATTGCCAGAAAAATATTGGCAAAAATTTCTGGCGATGCAACTATCAAAGGATGGATTTCAAATGATGCCGGCGTTCCTGCTGCGGTTTACGCAGGTGAAGGAAACGTTGTTCAAGGTACTTTGAATCTTCCTGGTGTTGACGGTTTGTCAGGTGTTTCATTTACTGCCATCACTGAGGCATTTGATGAGCCTTTGACTATGGATCAGGTTCTTGCAATTGCTGGTCCATTCATCAAAAAGATGTAA
- a CDS encoding DoxX family protein translates to MKYFFLYLMSAFFVFAGITHFTKPKMFVSIVPKFLPYPLELVYVSGACEILFAILLAIPATRHIGAWLLILLLIAVFPANIQMAITFYKEQNPYLWIAILRLPLQFILIWWAWIYTKM, encoded by the coding sequence ATGAAATACTTTTTCCTCTACCTCATGTCTGCATTTTTTGTTTTCGCAGGAATAACGCACTTCACAAAACCAAAAATGTTTGTGAGTATCGTTCCAAAATTCCTTCCCTATCCTTTGGAACTGGTATATGTAAGCGGCGCCTGTGAAATTTTGTTCGCAATCTTACTGGCAATTCCCGCAACAAGACACATCGGTGCATGGCTTTTGATTTTGTTGTTGATTGCTGTTTTCCCAGCCAATATTCAGATGGCTATTACTTTTTATAAAGAGCAAAATCCATATTTGTGGATAGCAATTCTTCGGTTGCCTTTACAATTTATTTTGATCTGGTGGGCCTGGATTTATACCAAAATGTAA
- a CDS encoding ferritin-like domain-containing protein, producing the protein MKKTLLDNTVSEDKQMLSVVNRRYFLRSAGVAAATGAFILGACTDHDIQGDQTVDLGSGDVGILNYAYALEQLEAAFYTQVMATPYAGMTAEEKMILTDIRDHEIIHRQFFKAALGGSAIKGLTPNFTSINFNDRASVLGAAKLFEDTGVQAYNGAGKLITSGDYLLLAGKIVSVEARHASIIRDLLMPNTGSFAGDDVLVTIMGFGGFDAAVPPSVILPAVQPFVMDKISGSNLPS; encoded by the coding sequence ATGAAAAAAACCTTATTAGACAACACAGTTTCCGAAGATAAGCAAATGCTATCGGTGGTAAACAGACGCTACTTTCTAAGATCAGCCGGTGTTGCGGCTGCAACTGGAGCTTTTATCCTAGGTGCATGTACTGATCATGATATTCAAGGTGACCAAACAGTTGATCTTGGATCAGGTGATGTTGGTATCCTTAACTATGCTTATGCATTGGAACAATTGGAAGCTGCATTCTACACACAAGTAATGGCTACTCCTTATGCAGGTATGACCGCTGAGGAAAAAATGATTCTTACTGATATTCGTGATCACGAAATTATTCACAGACAATTCTTCAAAGCTGCTTTGGGCGGATCTGCAATTAAAGGATTGACACCTAATTTTACCTCAATTAATTTCAACGATCGTGCAAGTGTTTTAGGTGCTGCCAAATTGTTTGAAGATACAGGAGTTCAGGCTTACAACGGTGCTGGAAAATTAATTACAAGCGGTGATTATTTACTTCTGGCAGGTAAAATTGTTTCTGTTGAAGCACGTCACGCTTCTATCATTCGTGATTTGTTGATGCCAAATACGGGTTCGTTTGCTGGTGATGATGTACTTGTCACAATAATGGGATTTGGTGGATTTGACGCAGCGGTTCCTCCAAGCGTAATCCTTCCGGCCGTTCAGCCTTTTGTAATGGACAAAATCAGTGGTTCAAATTTGCCATCTTAA
- a CDS encoding capsule assembly Wzi family protein, with protein sequence MYAQKRVSRRMFSTLNALLIVCVQRKFLLFFLLISLCRNAEAQIQHWSPSAELGSYIGTSSTAPFWLRSNQFGTVPLTMPSLTGRVGLTYESQIYADTIKKSKHSKIRWGAGAETVFNLGRGNEKVLLPEAYLKVRWKKLEFWGGRRKQILGIVDTTLSTGSFTWSGNAMPVPKIQLGFPDYVPLKFLKNYVSLKGFFSHGWFNVPYIQDAYLHQKTLHGKFGKPGGKFSMQIGVVHSVTWGGHADYLKTSPLAVNGQLTDNFGDFLWGVVIGKIPKAYQNRRFTNFDGENRVGNHVGQYDLAFEYQLKTSKLLLYHNHPFEDGSGLQLQNIPDGLYGLSWKRAASNKSFIQVRGVLLEYLFSKDQSGAGFDLTNSHFKGNDNYFDHAQYKEGWSYFGKGMGTPFIQPNSEIKSKYWGEFFPDNRVVVYHVGLEGTAARSIQWRTKLSYSSNFGTNNRPFNPTAKQFSYLLMVDAPIFKWGNTRLVTKLAFDQGDLLPSSLAGYVGFRATAFGKWK encoded by the coding sequence ATGTACGCTCAAAAAAGAGTAAGCCGGCGTATGTTCAGCACCTTGAACGCTTTGCTAATTGTTTGCGTCCAAAGAAAGTTTTTGTTATTCTTTTTACTAATCAGTTTATGTAGAAATGCCGAGGCGCAAATACAGCATTGGAGTCCTTCGGCGGAACTGGGAAGTTATATCGGAACAAGTTCAACAGCTCCGTTCTGGCTTAGATCCAACCAATTTGGCACAGTCCCTTTAACGATGCCTTCTTTAACAGGACGTGTTGGGCTTACTTATGAATCCCAGATTTATGCTGATACGATCAAAAAGTCAAAACATTCCAAAATCCGTTGGGGTGCGGGTGCCGAAACAGTTTTCAATCTTGGTCGAGGTAATGAGAAAGTTTTATTGCCGGAGGCATATCTTAAAGTAAGGTGGAAAAAGCTGGAATTCTGGGGGGGAAGGAGGAAGCAAATTCTGGGCATAGTGGATACAACTTTGAGTACCGGATCTTTTACATGGTCAGGAAATGCAATGCCTGTTCCGAAAATTCAGCTCGGTTTCCCGGATTACGTTCCCTTGAAATTTTTGAAAAACTATGTTTCCCTGAAAGGATTTTTTTCACACGGCTGGTTTAACGTGCCTTATATTCAGGATGCTTATCTTCACCAGAAAACCTTACATGGAAAATTTGGAAAACCTGGTGGCAAATTCAGCATGCAGATCGGGGTTGTTCATAGTGTTACCTGGGGAGGTCACGCGGATTATTTGAAAACCAGTCCGCTTGCTGTAAACGGACAGCTGACAGATAATTTTGGAGATTTTTTATGGGGCGTCGTTATTGGTAAAATTCCGAAAGCTTATCAAAATAGACGTTTCACCAATTTTGATGGAGAAAACAGGGTAGGAAATCATGTCGGTCAATATGATCTCGCTTTTGAATATCAGCTAAAAACGTCAAAATTACTTCTCTATCATAATCACCCTTTTGAAGACGGATCCGGATTGCAGCTGCAAAATATTCCGGACGGATTGTATGGTTTAAGCTGGAAAAGGGCTGCGAGTAACAAATCTTTTATACAAGTCAGAGGTGTATTGCTCGAATATCTTTTCAGTAAGGATCAGTCCGGTGCAGGATTTGACCTGACGAATTCACATTTTAAAGGAAATGACAATTATTTTGATCATGCACAATATAAAGAAGGCTGGTCGTATTTTGGCAAAGGTATGGGGACACCCTTTATTCAGCCAAACAGCGAAATAAAATCAAAATACTGGGGCGAATTTTTTCCTGATAACCGGGTAGTTGTTTATCACGTTGGACTGGAAGGAACGGCAGCAAGATCCATTCAATGGCGGACTAAATTATCTTACAGTTCAAATTTTGGAACAAATAACAGGCCGTTCAATCCCACGGCCAAGCAGTTTTCGTATTTATTGATGGTCGATGCGCCAATATTTAAATGGGGAAATACGAGGTTGGTAACCAAACTTGCTTTTGATCAGGGAGATTTATTGCCCTCCTCACTTGCAGGTTACGTAGGTTTCAGAGCCACAGCCTTTGGAAAATGGAAATAA